Proteins from a genomic interval of Oncorhynchus clarkii lewisi isolate Uvic-CL-2024 chromosome 13, UVic_Ocla_1.0, whole genome shotgun sequence:
- the LOC139423885 gene encoding neuronal pentraxin-2-like, producing the protein MVAFVGAVICIIAAVHTGSAAESTQQPVADNQSQSPYAGVQQTFPGGSVARAGPLGAIHGSERQHGEAPTFFHVASGFDAVGGTRQVSQLICTPVPPGECNPKNFQQQAEDPSLYAGEDWGYLRTTEEELQQTVLQQKDQIITDQRTIRDLSGKLSECESGIVGRRGAGLWGGKRVDEVRLVVRDRALSSTVAQLLTAQAVDELEQAIVQMKDRIEKLESDIGPLAFHHNHTDAATAMTSRGGGGGLSEAPDGWGEAGPGGQAGDGPKQWPRVEDLEGELERKLELLEKERKALRKESQRHRQEIDQGMNSLHHRIAGLEEGLSEYTYPEGYKLSFPARTNYMYAVVQHPIPELRAFTVCLWLRPTEGGIGTPFSYAVAEQPNELVLLQGMHTPVELLINDKVAQLPLNLSRGSWHHICVSWSQRGGAWQAYQGGKLRGEGQGLAAWHHIRPGGVLILGQEQDTLGGRFDSSQAMVGELSQWNVWEQVLTPSEVSSLAHCSQHSPQPKGNVAPWTNREVEVFGGATKVPMEPCAAKRTNTPL; encoded by the exons ATGGTGGCCTTCGTTGGAGCAGTCATCTGCATCATCGCCGCGGTCCATACCGGCTCCGCTGCCGAATCTACCCAGCAGCCTGTGGCAGACAACCAGTCGCAGTCTCCATACGCTGGAGTGCAGCAGACTTTCCCCGGGGGCTCCGTGGCGCGAGCGGGTCCCCTGGGCGCAATCCATGGTTCTGAAAGGCAGCACGGAGAAGCGCCCACCTTCTTCCACGTCGCCAGCGGTTTTGATGCCGTCGGTGGAACTAGGCAGGTTAGTCAACTTATCTGCACCCCAGTCCCCCCCGGAGAATGCAACCCCAAAAACTTTCAGCAACAAGCCGAAGACCCGTCGCTGTACGCCGGAGAAGACTGGGGATACCTCCGCACCACGGAAGAGGAACTACAACAGACAGTGCTCCAGCAGAAGGACCAGATTATCACCGACCAGCGGACCATTAGGGATCTGTCAGGCAAGCTTTCGGAGTGTGAGAGCGGAATAGTGGGGCGTAGAGGCGCGGGGCTCTGGGGAGGTAAGAGGGTAGATGAGGTCCGGCTCGTGGTCCGGGACCGTGCTCTGTCGTCGACTGTGGCACAGCTGCTCACCGCTCAGGCTGTGGACGAGCTGGAACAGGCTATCGTTCAGATGAAAGACCGCATAGAGAAACTGGAG TCAGATATCGGACCGCTGGCGTTCCATCACAACCACACAGATGCAGCAACTGCGATGACTtcaagaggtggtggtggtgggctcTCTGAGGCCCCTGATGGTTGGGGTGAGGCAGGGCCAGGGGGACAGGCAGGGGATGGACCAAAGCAGTGGCCACGGGTGGAGGATCTGGAAGGAGAGCTTGAGAGGAAGCTGGAACtcctggagaaggagaggaaggccCTGCGAAAGGAATCCCAAAGACACAGGCAGGAGATCGACCAGGGGATGAACTCCCTACACCACCGCATCGCTGGCctggaggagg GACTTTCAGAGTACACCTATCCCGAGGGCTACAAGCTGTCCTTCCCAGCGCGTACCAACTATATGTACGCAGTGGTGCAGCACCCCATCCCTGAGCTGCGTGCCTTTACCGTGTGCCTCTGGTTGAGACCCACCGAGGGGGGCATCGGCACCCCCTTCTCCTACGCTGTAGCGGAGCAGCCAAACGAGCTAGTTCTGCTGCAGGGCATGCACACCCCTGTGGAGCTGCTCATTAACGACAAG GTGGCGCAGTTACCTCTGAATCTGTCTCGGGGCAGCTGGCACCACATCTGTGTAAGCTGGAGCCAGAGAGGTGGGGCGTGGCAGGCCTACCAGGGGGGcaagctgagaggagaggggcagggCCTGGCAGCCTGGCACCACATCAGGCCTGGGGGAGTCCTCATCCTGGGGCAGGAACAG GACACTCTGGGCGGGCGTTTTGACTCGTCCCAGGCCATGGTGGGGGAGTTATCCCAGTGGAACGTATGGGAGCAGGTCCTGACCCCCAGCGAGGTGTCCAGCCTGGCCCACTGCAGCCAGCACAGCCCCCAGCCAAAGGGTAATGTGGCCCCCTGGACCAACCGGGAAGTAGAGGTGTTCGGAGGAGCCACCAAGGTGCCCATGGAGCCCTGCGCTGCCAAACGCACCAACACCCCACTGTGA